Below is a window of Methanothermobacter thermautotrophicus DNA.
ACTTTCAAACGGAAGAGCAACACTAGGTATTGGCCCAGGTGACAAAGCCACCTTCGATGCCCTCGGAATTGAATGGGTTAAACCCGTTTCAACAATAAGAGATGCCATCGCAATGATGAGGACACTCCTTGCCGGTGAAAAAACCGAAAGCGGTGCCCAGCTAATGGGTGTTAAGGCCGTCCAGGAAAAAATCCCAATATACATGGGTGCACAGGGTCCAATGATGCTCAAAACAGCAGGTGAAATCTCAGACGGTGCTCTTATAAATGCATCCAACCCAAAGGACTTTGAAGCAGCAGTTCCACTCATAAAAGAGGGTGCTGAATCCGCAGGTAAAAGCCTATCCGACATTGACGTTGCAGCCTACACATGCTGTTCAATAGATGAAGACTCAGCTGCAGCTGCAAACGCAGCAAAAATAGTTGTAGCATTCATCGCTGCAGGATCACCACCACCAGTATTTGAAAGACACGGCCTCCCAGCTGACACAGGAGCAAAATTCGGTGAACTCCTTGGTAAAGGTGACTTTGGTGGAGCAATAGCAGCAGTCGATGACGCCCTCATGGAAGCATTCTCAGTTGTTGGTACACCTGACGAATTCATACCAAAAATTGAGGCCCTCGGCGAAATGGGCGTAACCCAGTACGTTGCAGGATCACCAATAGGTCCAGACAAAGAAAAATCAATAAAACTCCTGGGAGAAGTTATAGCAAGCTTCTAATCCCAGAAAAATTTTATTTTAAATCTTTTTATACCTTAATAAGCTGATTTTACAGGACTTAACATAATCATTCACCTCCTTTTCAACAAGCTACTTCAGTCTCATTCCTTCCCCATCAACCCATGATGGCATTTAGCCACTGAATAAGTTTAAATAAACCTGAAACAAATTAACAATAAAAACTGTTTTAAGATTCAGATGATGGATAGGTTAACATTCACGAGCAGAAAAAGGGCTTTGAAGAGAATAAAAAGAAGAAGTATCAGTGAGCTTGCAGCGAGCTGGGTTCAGGACGATATCCTCTATTCTGGCAGGGGTCGGGCCCTATTCATGATCCTACCAACAATTGGATGTTCATGGGCCCTCTCAGAGAGCGGTGGCTGTAACATGTGCAGCTACATCTCAGACTCATTCCTCGAACCGGTGAAGTCCAGTGAAATCACAGCAATCTTCGATGAAATCATTTCACGCCACGAATTTGATGGTAAGATGGCTGTTAAGATATTCACATCAGGAAGTTTTCTTAACCCCGAAGAATTCCCAGAGGATGCGAGGACATATATACTTAAGAGACTCAGCAGGATTGACGCCGTTGAGGAAATCATCTTCGAATCAAGGCCCGAATATATTGAAGAGAATGTCCTTCGTGAATGCTGTGAACTTGTACCTGAAAAGATAGTTGAGGTGAGCATAGGCCTTGAGACCTGTGACGAAAAAACCAGACTCCTCAAGATAAATAAGGGTTTCACCGGCAGCGAATTTGAAAGGGCCGTGGGCGTCATTCGTGACCTTAAAGACGATTTCAGGCTAAAATCCAAGGCATACATCCTTGTAAAGCCTGTCCTGGTCTCAGAGAAAAGGGCAATAGATGAGGCTATTTCAACAGCCATCTACGCTGAAAAAACCGGTGTTGATAGGGTATCATTCTGTCCATCCACTGTGCACAGGGGGACCATCATGGAGGACCTCTGGAGGAGGGGGTCCTACAGGCCGCCGTGGATATGGAGTCTTGTTGAGATAATTAACAGGACCAGAGAGACCGTTTCAATACCATCAATAATGGATACCTCAGGTTTTGGGACGTCAAGGGGTCCCTACAACTGCAAGAAGTGTAACCGGGACCTGAAGAAGCTCATAATAAAATCAAACCTTGAACAGGCAAGGGTTCCTCCCTATGAATGTGAGTGCAGGGAGCGGTGGAGTGCGGAGCTAAAATTCTCAGAACTCACAGGCTCAACTGACATAAAATATAATGATTACAGCTAGTGATGTAAATCAGGACAAAGACTGATACACATGATAGGTATAAGCGCTGATTTTGACCCTGTACATCTTGGACACGCCAGACTCATAGAAAAGGGACGTGAAATAGCTGATGAAACAGGGGATGATGTAGTTATCTACCTTAACAAGGACTTCAGCGCAAATCACGCGCCCTTCTTCGTCCCCTATGAGGCCCGGAAGGAGATGGCCCTTAAGGCCGGAGCAGACAGGGTTGTTCCCGTTGAGGGCCTGCACCACCGCCTCACCCTCGCCTACACTGTCCCCATAAGGATAGCCATGATGATAGAGGATGGTGTTGTTGACTATGTCGATGCAGCCAATGTTTCAACTGACCTCATAACCAGAAAGGCCAGGGAATTTGCATCAAGGGGAATATTCAGTGGAATACCCCGTGAACTGCCAAACAGGAATGTTATAAGATGGTTTGCTGTCAATGAATTCCTCTATGGTAAGTACGGCCGTAAAATGAGGTTCCATATCATTCCAGAACTCACTGTCGATGGTTCAAAGATTTCAGGCAGGGAGATAAGGCAGAGAATAATTGAAAATAACCTTGAGATCCCTGCCGATGTTGAGAGGGTACTGCCTGATTCAACCATACGCATACTTGAAAGGGAAATAGAGAGGGGTGCTGTTCCAGGCCGTCGAAACCTTGAAATCATAAAGGACAGGATGAACAACCTGTCACAGGCTGATCTCATGGAAATAGCATACCTCAACGCTGACGCTGTGAATTCCATAGTTAGAAACAGGAGATTTTACAGGGAGAATCAGATATGGGCAGCCTTCAGAAAGGCAGGGTATGGGCCAGTCCTCACAAGGCTTGCCATGAGTTCCCTTGAGATGAACGTCACGAGGTCCGAGGTGCGGGACCTGATCGAGCACTACACTGAGAGGGGGTGGATCCCTCCTGATCAGAGCGTGATAAACGTTATAAGGAGGGCCTGGTTCGTATCAGAGAGAGTGGCTGAGGGTGTCAGTTCAAAGAGGGCCAATGAAATGTTTCAGAGCGGTAAACACCATTTGAAGCCCCCATTGAAGGTTGAGGCTGGCCTGAATCTGCGAAGGGATGAGGTTAAACTGGTCAGGGATGGTATGGATGCAAAGATATACGTTGACAGGAGGGGTATGCTCTCCTGTCAGATAAGGGATGGTGTAAAGATAAAAAGCCCCATGCACCTGCCTGCCCAGATGGCAACCTATCTCAGGCTCATAATAGACTCACAGATAATACCCTTCATCGGGAAGGTTAAAAGGAGAAAGGGAGGACTCAGAGTCCTCATAAAAATCAACTGAGCAGACACTATAAAAATCAACTGTCCAGAGAAAGGGCGAAATCAGGGGGCATCTATCCTATCCCTCTTCTCCACAACCGGGCATTTCCAGTCGCGACAGAAGGTCATGACTATCATCCCGGACTCCGTCCTGATGTGTATCCTCCAGCATTCATCATCGTATGAACTGAAGTCAACATCGACTATCCTTTTACCCACAAGTTCCATGAGGTTCTCAGCACACTCCTTCTCAATGTCTGAACTCATTTCCCCACCACAGAATATTATCTATCTTCACACTTATAACTCCATCTAACTCACAGGAATGCATCGATGACCCCATCGAGTACCTCCCGGTAGTCTTCATCTGCAGATACCTCCGCATCCAGCAGTCTCTCAAATACCCTCATAATACATGGGGGCATGACAGGATCTATGACCTCCCCCAGCATATTCTGAACCTCATTCATCTCCTCATATCTTCTTCTGGCATGGATGCATGAACTTTTAAGCCTTGAAATAGCTGATTCCCTGAAATCACGGCCCTCAGTGTATTCAAGCATCTCAAGTACGTCCTCCTCAAGGCCCATCCTGCGAGCTGCAGTGAGTGTCTCCCATAGAAGCGCTGAAACACCCTTTGTGTAGCTGCTCCTCAACATTTTAATTGCCGATGCATCCCCGGGTTCACTTCCCCTTACCTCAATGTTCAATCCATACATGTTGAGCTTCATGAATTCCGTTGCGTCCCTTCCAGAGGCTATGATAAGTACATCGGCGCCCTTCCGCCTCACACTGCCCATTATGGCTGCATCCACAAATCCTCCATTTTCGATGAGGGATGATGCCATCCGCACAGTCCCGGGTGATATGTTGTTCATGTCCACATATATCCCCCTTACATGTCTGCCTGCCCTCCTTGCGGCCTCCAGTGCAACATCGGGTGTCACCGCAGATATGACAACCTCACATGAATAAACATCCTCCTCTGATGCTTCGGTCACCCCCAGGGCCCTGGCCCTCTCGATGGTGGATGGGCTCCTGCCCTCCAGTGATGTGACAACCTCAGCACCCCTGCTAATTAAACGTGAAGCAAGGGTGTATGCGACTTCACCAAAACCTATAAATCCAACTCTCAAAGAATCACCCCTTCATGTCAATGGAATAAGCTGACATTTAAATACCTGCAAGTGTTATCAGTGCCCCTGAAGCCCCCTTAGGTCTCTGGGGCCTCTTAAAAGTCTCCCTAATATCTTTTCAGACATCAGGGCCACTGCTATGAGGGTTATGGTAATTCCCGGGGTGTAAAGTGCCATGTTAATAAGGGCCCCTTTGATTCCTGAATATGCTGAAGAGGCAGTGACGCCTAGAGGTCGGGACTGTAGCATGGTGTCCATGCATGGCATTATCGTGGTCACTGTACCATCTGAAATCATCTTCATTCACTGGAGGGATCTGAGGCGCTCTGGCTGGGCTGCATAGATGATAAGTACAAGGATGAGCCCCGCGAGAAGGCCGCATATGGCCCACTTCCTTACTTTATCCAAATTTACCACCCCCTCTGCAGTTAACGAGGACATCAGTCAGATCTTAACAGCAACATTGTCGCCAACATCAACACCAAGGTCCCTTGCGATTGCAGAGCATTTCGCATTTAGAAGACAGAATATGTCCCTGGAACCATCCGATACCTCTGTTAGGCCCTCATAGTTACCCATACCCTTGGCTATTACGAGTTCTGTTTCATCCAGCATCCTCCGGAATTCATCTGACAGATCCCCGTATACGATTCCCACAGAGTCTGTGCCGGTTGTTACGATTTCAGCCACTTCATCAAGGCCCGCCTCTAGGGCGTCCTCCATGCATGCATCATTGAGTATCGGCTCGCCCTTAACAGCAACCTTCACGCTGACACCGTATTCTGCCAGTTTTTCAATTAGTGGTCTGTCGAATAGTATCTCACCTGTGTTGTCGAGGAGGTAGAGAACCTCTGATGCATCCCTCAGTCTCTCCTCAAGGATTGGCACGTGGTTTATCCTGAGGGGTGCCCTGAGGGATTCATGGATGCCCCTGTCATGATCAAAGTCCAGGCCCAGTGCCCCGAAGTCTATTATGTTACCTGTTATTGCCACTCGAACATGGCTCTCAAGGTCGCTGTGGGCTTCCAGATATTCCCTTACAGCTGGGAGGAACCTCCATGCGATCTCATTGCATCTCCTCTTCTCCTCACGGTAGGGGTCCTCTGAACCTGTCATATCCTTTATGAGTCTGTGCATCCTGGTTCCGAGTTCATTTGATACCTGGCCCCTCCTGAACCTCTCACTGAGGAGTTCAAGGATATTCTCCATGACCCTAATTTTGAGTTCCTCATCATCTGTTGCAAGGTCCAGGGCCTCCCTGGCCTGTCTCAGGAAACATGGTGCGCATTCATAGTATACCTTCATCTACCCACCTTAACCTCCATAGATAACCCTTATGACCTCTATGATATCCCCATCAGAGATCTCCTCTTCCTCTATGACTATTTCACCGTTCCTTTTCACAACAACCGTTTCAACTGGAATCTCAAGATCCCCGAGGATATCCTTTATCCTCCGTGGAACCCTTGATTCAAGTATCTTCTTTCCATCGTCTGTGATTACTGTAAATTTCATGATTCTCACCTTGTATAGCAGTTCATCCCTTTAACTCATCTATAAATGTGCATGCCTTGCAGAGTTTTCCTGAAGCCGGTTCACCGCATTCGGCGCAGACCCCCGACTTTCTGGAGCCCTGCAAATCCCTTCTGAGGATCTCCTTTATCCTGTCGAATCCCCTGAGTGTTGAGTACATTATGGTTGGACGTTTCACTGATATCTGCTTGAGGAAGTCACCTATCTCCCTCCTGAATGAACCTGATGCATAGGGGCACCCTGCAAGGTGGACTTCGAGGCCCCTTGCAAGTACATAAAGGGCCACCTCCTTTTCGGGTATCTCCCTCAGGGGCTTGATCTTTGGTATGAACCTTCCCCCTGCAGATGATGTCATGGGGCCTATCCTCGTGAGGTTCTCAAGATTTCCCTCAAGGTAATTCATGACTATTGCCTGGGTCTCATCGTCGAGGTTGTGACCTGTTGCTATCTTTGTTGCCTGGCTCTTCCTGGCCTCCCTGTTAAGTATCCACCGCCTGAATACCCCGCAGTAGGTGCATGCGCTCCTTGAAGGGTTTTCCATGATCTCATCCAGTGTTATCCCTGCATAATCCTTCAGGCTGACAACCCTGTGGGGTATGCCCCGCTCGGCACATATTTTCCCCGCAATCTTTACCCCATCCTCACGGTACCCGCCTATACCCTCATCGATGGTGACTGCCTCAAGTTCTATTATGTTCCTCTCCCTGAGTTCATCAAGGATGTCAATGACCATCACACTGTCCTTTCCGCCCGATAAACCAACAAGTACCCTGTCTCCGCGTTCTATTAGTTTATATTTCCTTATATCCCTCATTACCTTCTTTCTTGTTGTTTCTATGAAGCAGTCACTGCAGAGTAGCTGTCCTGAGTATTTCCTGTTTATTATGACACCCTCTGATCCACATCTGGTGCACTGCATGGTAAATCTCCTGTAACCTGTAGAAAGTGTAAAAGTCCTTTCAATTCATTGCTCGAATCCAAGGCCCCCACTCAAAGCGGGAACAACCTCTCAAATAGTTCAAAGTCCTGGACATAGCTTTTACCTGTCCTCAGGGCTATCTCTGCCTTCTGGAGCTCCGCCCCGAGGTAGGCTGCATGTTCTAGTCTGCTTACAAGTTTTCTATTTATGATCTCCTCATATAATTTTTTGGCACTGTCTGAGGTGAAGGCAACCTCTGGCTCCATTCCATGATAGAGCACTGCCTTTATTTTTCCACCATCAACCATGATCTTGAAGCTCCCCATTTTGTCCCTTACGAATTTAATTCCCCCCTCTGCCTCAATGACCGGTACATCAACTTCCTCCATAACTCCGCCTGCTCTTCTCTTGTCCTTGAAGAGAACCAGGTTAATACCAAGATCCTTTGGAATCGAACCACGGTTTCGGGCGAGGAACATCATCCTTGATGCCACCGATAGTTCATAAACGCTTCCAAGGGCCTTACCACTCTCTTCGGGCGTGAATAGTATGCTGACACCAAGTTCCATCCCGAATCCTGCCAGGAGGGCGTTTGCGCCGGTAGAGTCAGCGTCGAGGAGCTCCGTTACGTTACCCACCCCGAAGAATATGGGGTCCGGGTTTCTCTCTGCATACATCCTGCAGGCTGTCACCGAGTCAACTATGCTCCTGCTGTTTACAGGGTCCAGTACAGGGTCAGCTATGACATCTATGCCGCTGCACTTCCTTTTAAGTTCTTCTAGGGCTTCAACCCTCTCCTCAACTGTTTCGGGGACCCATCCCTCACTGTAATCTGTTGGCAGGATCACTGCGGGCACTCCATGTTTTCTGAGGAGTGGTAGAACTTCCCTGTAGTTTCCCAGGTCAAGGCTCAGTATCATATCTGCACCGCACTCCACCGCAACCTCAATTTCCGGTGGGTTCATGGTATCCACACTTACAGGAACGTCCCCTGCTGCTGATCGTGCTATCCTCATTATCTCCGGCATAAGCTCAGAGTTGTCCTCACCGGCGAGCATTCCCAGGTCTATCATGTCTGCACCGCTTCTTATGAAGTAATCGATGCGTTCCCTGAGTCTGCCCTCCTTCAGGAGGATGGGTGCATTGGCGACCTCGGCGAGGACCCTCATGGGGAAGTCCCTACCTGTTGGTAAGCCCCCAACAAGTATGTTTTCATCCCTTTCAAGGAGGGCCCTTCTGGTTTCCTGATCATTTTCAAAGTCCTCTATGAACTGCAGCGCCCTCCTCCTCTGTTCCTCCTCTATCAGTTTGTCGGCGGGTTTTTCTGTTGATAGTTCAATTTCCCCCAGGAGGTCGAGGACTATGGGGAGGTCGGCTGCATCTGTGGGTCCCTTGTATGCTGGTATGCCTGTCTCATCCTCAACCATTCCCACATCCTTGGGTATGAGCCCAGGTACAATTATGATGTCAGGTTCTCCATCATCCGAAAAGTTAATCTTCCTGATCTCTGATACTATTCTTCTCGGTGTTAAAAAGGCTGCTATGGGAGTGTCAGCAACGTGAACATGAACTTCATGCTCTGAAGTGGATGATGCTTCCCTTACAGTCTCTGATGCAAGTTTTCCTGTGATTATGAGGACTTTCATTTCGTTACCCCCATTAATTTTAGTTGACCAACATGTATATATATTAAAAATTTATAATGATTAACAATGAGAAATGGAGGTAAACTATGATCGAAATTCGCTTTCATGGACGCGGTGGGCAGGGCGCTGTTACGGCGGCAGAGATTCTAGCTAAAGCCGCATTCGAAGACGGCAAATATTCACAGGCATTCCCATTCTTCGGTGTTGAGCGAAGAGGAGCTCCAGTTATGGCTTTCACAAGAATTGATGACTCGCCAGTCAGGAGAAGGTATCAGGTTTATAATCCAGATTATGTTGTTGTTCTTGATGAGGGTCTGGTTGATGTTGTTGATGTATTCTCAGGTTTAAAGAAAGAGGGCATGGTTGTTTTAAATACTGCAGGGGACTTCACTTCAGAAGATTTTGATGTTCACACAATCGACGCCACAGGAATAGCACTCAAAACCCTTGGAAGGCCAATTGTAAACACTGTTATGCTGGGAGCCCTTGCAGGTGTAACAGGCCTTGTAAGCATCGACTCACTCATAAAGATAATTAAGGAAACATTCCCCGGGAAGATAGGGGATAAGAATGCTGAGGCTGCGAGGATAGCCTACGAAGAGATGAAAAACTCAGGGTGAACATGATGGAATCACTTGGAGCAACCGTTAGAAAGCCTGGAAGCACCGTTAAGAACAGAACCGGGAGCTGGAGAACATTCAAACCGGTTCTTGATAAGGACAAATGTATAGACTGTGACAACTGCATACTTTTCTGTCCGGAAGGGTGTATAAACAGGGAACATGAAATAGACTATGATTACTGTAAGGGATGCGGAATATGTGCAGAGGAGTGTCCCGTTAAGGCAATCAAAATGGAGAGAGAAAAGTAGGAGAGACTTTAAATGGTTCTTAAGGTTATATCCGCAAATCAGGCCGTTGCAGAAGCAGCAAGGCTCGCAAAACCAAAGGTCATTCCTGTTTACCCAATAACACCCCAGACCTCAATTTCAGAGTACCTTGCAAAATTCGTGGCTGATGGGGAACTCAAAGCCGAATACATAAGGGTTGAATCAGAGCACAGTGCAATGAGCGCATGCGTGGGCGCCTCAGGAGCTGGAGTGCGAGTTTTCACCGCAACGTCCTCCCAGGGGTTGGCCCTGATGCATGAGATAGTATATGCTGCAGCAGGACTCAGGAATCCCATAGTAATGGCAAATGCAAACCGCGCCCTCTCCGCACCCCTCAGCATATGGAATGACCAGCAGGATTCCATAGCAGAGAGGGACTCTGGGTGGATGCAGATATATGTTGAAAGTGGGCAGGAAGCCCTGGATTCAGTCCTGCTGTCCTACAGGGTATCAGAGGACAGGGATGTTCTGCTGCCCAGTATGGTGTGCCTCGATGGATTCATCCTGACCCACACCGTTGAACCCGTGGACATACCATCCCAGGAGGATGTTGACAGCTTCCTCCCTGAATTCCAGCCCCAGGTCATCCTTGACCCTGATGAGCCAATGTCGCTGGGTACCTTCACAGACCCCAACTACTACATGGAGGCCCGCTATGAGGTTGAGAAGGCCATGAAACGTTCAAGGAAGGTCATTGAAAGGGCATGCAGTGAATTCAGTGAAATTTTCGGTCGCGATTACGGCTTTGTTGAAGAATATCGCTGTGAGGATGCAGAGATAA
It encodes the following:
- a CDS encoding dihydropteroate synthase-like protein, which translates into the protein MKVLIITGKLASETVREASSTSEHEVHVHVADTPIAAFLTPRRIVSEIRKINFSDDGEPDIIIVPGLIPKDVGMVEDETGIPAYKGPTDAADLPIVLDLLGEIELSTEKPADKLIEEEQRRRALQFIEDFENDQETRRALLERDENILVGGLPTGRDFPMRVLAEVANAPILLKEGRLRERIDYFIRSGADMIDLGMLAGEDNSELMPEIMRIARSAAGDVPVSVDTMNPPEIEVAVECGADMILSLDLGNYREVLPLLRKHGVPAVILPTDYSEGWVPETVEERVEALEELKRKCSGIDVIADPVLDPVNSRSIVDSVTACRMYAERNPDPIFFGVGNVTELLDADSTGANALLAGFGMELGVSILFTPEESGKALGSVYELSVASRMMFLARNRGSIPKDLGINLVLFKDKRRAGGVMEEVDVPVIEAEGGIKFVRDKMGSFKIMVDGGKIKAVLYHGMEPEVAFTSDSAKKLYEEIINRKLVSRLEHAAYLGAELQKAEIALRTGKSYVQDFELFERLFPL
- a CDS encoding DUF89 domain-containing protein; protein product: MKVYYECAPCFLRQAREALDLATDDEELKIRVMENILELLSERFRRGQVSNELGTRMHRLIKDMTGSEDPYREEKRRCNEIAWRFLPAVREYLEAHSDLESHVRVAITGNIIDFGALGLDFDHDRGIHESLRAPLRINHVPILEERLRDASEVLYLLDNTGEILFDRPLIEKLAEYGVSVKVAVKGEPILNDACMEDALEAGLDEVAEIVTTGTDSVGIVYGDLSDEFRRMLDETELVIAKGMGNYEGLTEVSDGSRDIFCLLNAKCSAIARDLGVDVGDNVAVKI
- the porA gene encoding pyruvate synthase subunit PorA, translating into MVLKVISANQAVAEAARLAKPKVIPVYPITPQTSISEYLAKFVADGELKAEYIRVESEHSAMSACVGASGAGVRVFTATSSQGLALMHEIVYAAAGLRNPIVMANANRALSAPLSIWNDQQDSIAERDSGWMQIYVESGQEALDSVLLSYRVSEDRDVLLPSMVCLDGFILTHTVEPVDIPSQEDVDSFLPEFQPQVILDPDEPMSLGTFTDPNYYMEARYEVEKAMKRSRKVIERACSEFSEIFGRDYGFVEEYRCEDAEIILVAMGSVCSTLREAVDELRDKGKAIGLLKVRVHRPFPAEEIERAVKNASKVAVLDKNITFSVGGALYTEIRALLRDREVYGFIVGLGGRDITPAHIEEIVRMTENPERNVTWIGLKEESE
- the porC gene encoding pyruvate synthase subunit PorC — its product is MIEIRFHGRGGQGAVTAAEILAKAAFEDGKYSQAFPFFGVERRGAPVMAFTRIDDSPVRRRYQVYNPDYVVVLDEGLVDVVDVFSGLKKEGMVVLNTAGDFTSEDFDVHTIDATGIALKTLGRPIVNTVMLGALAGVTGLVSIDSLIKIIKETFPGKIGDKNAEAARIAYEEMKNSG
- the porD gene encoding pyruvate synthase subunit PorD translates to MESLGATVRKPGSTVKNRTGSWRTFKPVLDKDKCIDCDNCILFCPEGCINREHEIDYDYCKGCGICAEECPVKAIKMEREK
- a CDS encoding MoaD/ThiS family protein; translation: MKFTVITDDGKKILESRVPRRIKDILGDLEIPVETVVVKRNGEIVIEEEEISDGDIIEVIRVIYGG
- the mer gene encoding 5,10-methylenetetrahydromethanopterin reductase; this encodes MKFGIEFVPNEPIEKIVKLVKLAEDVGFEYAWITDHYNNKNVYETLALIAEGTETIKLGPGVTNPYVRSPAITASAIATLDELSNGRATLGIGPGDKATFDALGIEWVKPVSTIRDAIAMMRTLLAGEKTESGAQLMGVKAVQEKIPIYMGAQGPMMLKTAGEISDGALINASNPKDFEAAVPLIKEGAESAGKSLSDIDVAAYTCCSIDEDSAAAANAAKIVVAFIAAGSPPPVFERHGLPADTGAKFGELLGKGDFGGAIAAVDDALMEAFSVVGTPDEFIPKIEALGEMGVTQYVAGSPIGPDKEKSIKLLGEVIASF
- a CDS encoding archaeosine biosynthesis radical SAM protein RaSEA — encoded protein: MDRLTFTSRKRALKRIKRRSISELAASWVQDDILYSGRGRALFMILPTIGCSWALSESGGCNMCSYISDSFLEPVKSSEITAIFDEIISRHEFDGKMAVKIFTSGSFLNPEEFPEDARTYILKRLSRIDAVEEIIFESRPEYIEENVLRECCELVPEKIVEVSIGLETCDEKTRLLKINKGFTGSEFERAVGVIRDLKDDFRLKSKAYILVKPVLVSEKRAIDEAISTAIYAEKTGVDRVSFCPSTVHRGTIMEDLWRRGSYRPPWIWSLVEIINRTRETVSIPSIMDTSGFGTSRGPYNCKKCNRDLKKLIIKSNLEQARVPPYECECRERWSAELKFSELTGSTDIKYNDYS
- a CDS encoding adenylyltransferase/cytidyltransferase family protein; the protein is MIGISADFDPVHLGHARLIEKGREIADETGDDVVIYLNKDFSANHAPFFVPYEARKEMALKAGADRVVPVEGLHHRLTLAYTVPIRIAMMIEDGVVDYVDAANVSTDLITRKAREFASRGIFSGIPRELPNRNVIRWFAVNEFLYGKYGRKMRFHIIPELTVDGSKISGREIRQRIIENNLEIPADVERVLPDSTIRILEREIERGAVPGRRNLEIIKDRMNNLSQADLMEIAYLNADAVNSIVRNRRFYRENQIWAAFRKAGYGPVLTRLAMSSLEMNVTRSEVRDLIEHYTERGWIPPDQSVINVIRRAWFVSERVAEGVSSKRANEMFQSGKHHLKPPLKVEAGLNLRRDEVKLVRDGMDAKIYVDRRGMLSCQIRDGVKIKSPMHLPAQMATYLRLIIDSQIIPFIGKVKRRKGGLRVLIKIN
- a CDS encoding TIGR00269 family protein encodes the protein MQCTRCGSEGVIINRKYSGQLLCSDCFIETTRKKVMRDIRKYKLIERGDRVLVGLSGGKDSVMVIDILDELRERNIIELEAVTIDEGIGGYREDGVKIAGKICAERGIPHRVVSLKDYAGITLDEIMENPSRSACTYCGVFRRWILNREARKSQATKIATGHNLDDETQAIVMNYLEGNLENLTRIGPMTSSAGGRFIPKIKPLREIPEKEVALYVLARGLEVHLAGCPYASGSFRREIGDFLKQISVKRPTIMYSTLRGFDRIKEILRRDLQGSRKSGVCAECGEPASGKLCKACTFIDELKG
- a CDS encoding NAD(P)-dependent oxidoreductase, with the protein product MRVGFIGFGEVAYTLASRLISRGAEVVTSLEGRSPSTIERARALGVTEASEEDVYSCEVVISAVTPDVALEAARRAGRHVRGIYVDMNNISPGTVRMASSLIENGGFVDAAIMGSVRRKGADVLIIASGRDATEFMKLNMYGLNIEVRGSEPGDASAIKMLRSSYTKGVSALLWETLTAARRMGLEEDVLEMLEYTEGRDFRESAISRLKSSCIHARRRYEEMNEVQNMLGEVIDPVMPPCIMRVFERLLDAEVSADEDYREVLDGVIDAFL